The following are encoded in a window of Urocitellus parryii isolate mUroPar1 chromosome 7, mUroPar1.hap1, whole genome shotgun sequence genomic DNA:
- the Ccdc47 gene encoding PAT complex subunit CCDC47, translating to MKAFCAFFVVVLVFGSVSEAKFDDFEDEEDIVEYDDNDFAEFEDVLEDSVTESPQRVITTEDDEDETTVELEGQDENQEGDFEDADTQEGDTENEPYDDEEFEGYEDKPDTTSSKNKDPITIVDVPAHLQNSWESYYLEILMVTGLLAYIMNYIIGKNKNSRLAQAWFNTHRELLESNFTLVGDDGTNKEATSTGKLNQENEHIYNLWCSGRVCCEGMLIQLRFLKRQDLLNVLARMMRPMSDQVQIKVTMNDEDMDTYVFAVGTRKALVRLQKEMQDLSEFCSDKPKSGAKYGLPDSLAILSEMGEVTEGMMDTKMVHFLTHYADKIESIHFSDQFSGPKIMQEEGQPLKLPDTKRTLLFTFNVPGSGNTYPKDMEALLPLMNMVIYSIDKAKKFRLNREGKQKADKNRARVEENFLKLTHVQRQEAAQSRREEKKRAEKERIMNEEDPEKQRRLEEAALRREQKKLEKKQMKMKQIKVKAM from the exons ATGAAAGCTTTCTGtgctttctttgttgttgttttggtgttcgGGAGTGTCTCTGAAGCCAAGTTTGATGATTTTGAGGATGAGGAGGACATAGTAGAGTATGATGATAATGACTTTGCTGAATTTGAAGATGTCCTAGAAGATTCTGTTACTGAATCTCCTCAACGGGTAATAACTACTGAAGACGACGAAGATGAGACCACTGTGGAATTGGAAGGGCAAGATGAAAACCAAGAAGGAGATTTTGAAGATGCAGATACCCAg GAGGGAGATACGGAGAATGAACCTTATGATGATGAAGAATTTGAAGGTTATGAAGACAAACCAGATACTACTTCTAGCAAAAATAAAGACCCAATAACAATTGTTGAC GTACCTGCACACCTCCAGAACAGTTGGGAGAGTTATTATCTAGAAATTTTGATGGTGACTGGTCTGCTCGCCTATATCATGAACTACATTattggaaagaataaaaacagtcGCCTAGCACAGGCCTGGTTTAACACTCATAGAGAGCTTTTGGAGAGCAACTTTACCTTAGTGG GAGATGATGGAACTAACAAAGAAGCTACAAGCACGGGAAAGTTGAACCAGGAGAATGAGCATATCTATAACTTGTGGTGTTCTGGAAGAGTGTGCTGTGAGGGAATGCTTATCCAGCTGAGG ttccttaagAGACAAGACTTACTGAATGTCCTGGCACGAATGATGAGGCCAATGAGTGATCAAGTG caaataaaagtaaCTATGAATGATGAAGACATGGATACCTATGTGTTTGCTGTTGGCACACGGAAAGCTTTGGTGCGACTGCAGAAAGAGATGCAGGATCTG AGTGAGTTTTGTAGTGATAAACCTAAGTCTGGAGCGAAGTATGGACTGCCAGACTCTTTGGCCATCCTGTCGGAGATGGGAGAAGTCACAGAGGGAATGATGGATACAAAG atggTTCACTTTCTTACACACTATGCTGACAAGATTGAATCCATTCATTTTTCAGACCAGTTCTCTGGTCCAAAAATTATGCAAGA GGAAGGTCAGCCTTTAAAGCTGCCTGACACTAAGAGGACACTATTGTTTACATTTAATG TGCCTGGATCAGGTAACACTTACCCAAAGGATATGGAGGCTTTGCTACCCTTGATGAACATGGTGATTTATTCTATTGATAAAGCCAAAAAGTTTCGGCTCAACAGAGAA GGCAAACAAAAAGCAGATAAGAACCGTGCACGAGTAGAAGAGAACTTCTTGAAACTGACACATGTACAGAGACAGGAAGCTGCACAGTCCCGgcgtgaagaaaagaaaagagcagagAAGGAGCGCATCATGAATGAAGAAGATCCTGAGAAACAACGCAGACTGGAG